A genomic window from Oculatellaceae cyanobacterium includes:
- a CDS encoding protein-glutamate O-methyltransferase CheR, with protein MLEYLRFRHNFDFSGYKRSSLIRSAQVRLDEIGIEGYNNYREYLEAHPEEFTRLFNTIEINFSCFFRDILTWDYLKAAIIPRIIAAKSPSEPIRVWSAGCSTGEEVCTLAMLLAEALGIEKFQKRVKIFATDVDSEAILQARSGIYASHKVQDIRPDLLNKYFEQTLQGYIFCPDLRRSIIWNRHNIIEDAPMSKIDLLVCRNTMIYFNPEAKKKALARFYFSLADKGILFLGKADGIPNDIDFFPAISLPQHIFTKAPKTKINQRLLHRNLLRDTVQLAR; from the coding sequence TTGCTGGAGTATCTGCGGTTCCGGCACAATTTTGATTTTAGTGGCTACAAACGTTCCAGCTTAATACGTTCAGCCCAGGTACGGCTCGATGAGATTGGAATTGAAGGCTACAACAATTACAGGGAATACCTGGAGGCACATCCTGAAGAATTTACTCGATTGTTCAACACAATTGAGATCAACTTCAGTTGCTTCTTTCGGGACATTTTAACCTGGGATTATCTAAAGGCTGCGATTATTCCTCGGATAATTGCAGCTAAATCTCCGAGCGAGCCAATCAGGGTATGGAGTGCTGGATGTTCAACCGGAGAGGAAGTTTGTACGCTGGCGATGCTACTGGCAGAGGCTTTGGGGATAGAAAAGTTTCAAAAACGGGTAAAGATTTTCGCGACAGATGTAGATTCTGAAGCAATTTTGCAAGCTCGATCTGGCATTTACGCAAGTCATAAAGTTCAAGATATTCGCCCTGATCTACTAAATAAGTATTTTGAGCAAACTTTGCAGGGGTATATATTTTGCCCAGACTTACGTAGATCAATCATTTGGAACCGTCACAATATCATTGAAGATGCACCAATGTCTAAAATTGATTTGTTGGTGTGTCGTAATACCATGATATATTTCAACCCTGAAGCCAAAAAGAAAGCTTTGGCACGCTTTTACTTCAGCCTAGCTGACAAAGGCATTCTGTTTTTGGGTAAAGCAGATGGGATACCTAATGATATTGACTTCTTCCCTGCTATATCGCTTCCTCAACACATCTTTACTAAAGCACCGAAAACTAAGATAAATCAACGTTTGTTACATAGAAACTTGCTACGCGATACAGTTCAATTAGCTCGCTAA